One part of the Streptomyces lydicus genome encodes these proteins:
- a CDS encoding GvpL/GvpF family gas vesicle protein, which yields MTAHPDAPETAAATYVFAVGRRLDPAVLAGLTGLAAGSPVRGLTFGPLTAVVQHVPAAEFTPEAWQERLSDRAELERCARAHHEVVTGAAACGPTVPLALATLYRSDDSARRALIADTHRFAATLDRLEGHAEWGVKVWVPAAAPERPATTAAPSRRDGGGAGRAYLERKRGLHRAREHHHDRALRIAEDVDAALRRLAAAARRLRPHTPDMTGEKDRVQVLNAAYLMTAVGEKELLDAAETWRRRTGADVEVSGPWVPYSFVGEG from the coding sequence ATGACGGCACACCCGGACGCGCCGGAAACCGCGGCCGCCACCTATGTCTTCGCGGTGGGCCGGCGGCTCGACCCGGCCGTCCTGGCGGGACTCACCGGCCTCGCCGCGGGCTCCCCGGTGCGCGGCCTGACGTTCGGGCCGCTGACGGCAGTCGTCCAGCACGTACCGGCCGCCGAGTTCACACCGGAGGCGTGGCAGGAGCGGCTGTCGGACCGCGCCGAGCTGGAGCGGTGCGCACGCGCGCACCACGAGGTGGTGACCGGGGCCGCCGCCTGCGGGCCGACCGTTCCGCTGGCACTCGCCACCCTCTACCGCAGCGACGACAGCGCGCGCCGGGCCCTCATCGCGGACACCCACCGCTTCGCCGCGACGCTGGACCGCCTCGAAGGCCACGCGGAGTGGGGCGTGAAGGTCTGGGTGCCGGCCGCGGCACCCGAGCGCCCCGCGACCACGGCCGCGCCGTCCCGCCGGGACGGTGGCGGAGCGGGCCGTGCGTACCTGGAACGCAAGCGAGGGCTGCACCGTGCGCGCGAGCACCACCACGACCGTGCCCTGCGGATCGCGGAGGACGTCGATGCCGCGCTCCGGCGCCTGGCGGCCGCGGCCCGGCGGCTCCGCCCGCACACTCCGGACATGACCGGCGAGAAGGACCGCGTGCAGGTCCTCAACGCCGCCTACCTGATGACGGCCGTCGGGGAGAAGGAACTGCTCGACGCCGCGGAGACCTGGCGTCGACGCACCGGCGCGGACGTCGAGGTGTCGGGCCCCTGGGTCCCGTACTCCTTCGTGGGGGAGGGGTGA
- a CDS encoding gas vesicle protein, with protein sequence MAEQARTRGGSVTAARKRRKTPGNGPGDAAHRAAELLQSLINHRAEGVSAVRRTEDGWCVEVDVLELARIPDTTSLLATYEVRLDTEGELLEYYRCRRYRRGAADQ encoded by the coding sequence ATGGCAGAGCAAGCCCGAACGCGGGGCGGGTCGGTGACGGCTGCCCGAAAGCGCAGGAAGACGCCGGGGAACGGTCCCGGGGATGCGGCGCACCGCGCCGCTGAACTGCTGCAGAGCCTCATCAACCACCGTGCCGAGGGCGTTTCCGCGGTACGGCGGACCGAGGACGGCTGGTGCGTCGAGGTGGACGTACTGGAGCTGGCGCGGATCCCGGACACCACGAGTCTTCTTGCGACGTACGAGGTGCGGCTCGACACGGAGGGCGAACTGCTCGAGTACTACCGGTGCCGCCGCTATCGACGAGGCGCGGCGGACCAGTGA
- a CDS encoding HAD family hydrolase — MRKSTVRKTTWHLLLALGGCVVALAGPGEGSAAAAHRTAGADGRAGGGCVQVYFDLGETLVHTAEDKSMRYLPHAAEHLRALRARHITVGLITNVPPSWGSTDAERAAELKKVIDKDWADSRPFAWSDFGDRIFTPRTEAERKPAPTLWQRAKKAAGPCRVVYQAETADEVRVGTSVGYVSYQVNRGHWPAFMPVPLIAALAHLPGRGRDAG, encoded by the coding sequence ATGAGGAAGTCAACCGTTCGGAAAACCACCTGGCACTTACTGCTCGCCCTGGGCGGCTGCGTGGTGGCGCTGGCCGGACCGGGCGAGGGCTCCGCCGCCGCCGCGCACCGCACCGCCGGAGCGGACGGGCGGGCCGGCGGTGGGTGTGTGCAGGTGTACTTCGACCTCGGTGAGACGCTGGTGCACACCGCCGAGGACAAGAGCATGCGCTACCTGCCCCACGCGGCCGAGCACCTGCGTGCCTTGCGTGCCCGTCACATCACCGTCGGCCTGATCACCAACGTTCCGCCGTCCTGGGGCTCCACCGATGCGGAGCGCGCGGCAGAGCTGAAGAAGGTGATCGACAAGGACTGGGCGGACAGCCGGCCGTTCGCCTGGTCGGACTTCGGCGACCGGATCTTCACCCCGCGGACCGAGGCGGAACGCAAGCCCGCACCCACCCTCTGGCAGCGCGCCAAGAAGGCCGCGGGACCCTGCCGGGTCGTCTATCAGGCGGAGACCGCCGACGAGGTGCGGGTCGGCACCTCGGTCGGCTACGTCTCCTACCAGGTCAACAGGGGCCACTGGCCGGCGTTCATGCCGGTGCCGCTCATCGCCGCCCTCGCCCATCTGCCGGGCCGCGGACGGGATGCGGGCTGA
- a CDS encoding alpha/beta hydrolase family protein gives MSASTYPADIFGSPAPVLSVSPVVLAAPDRAVDLEVRVSAPVTGSDLPVILLSHGQGYSNHLSSLNGYAPLANFWAAHGFVVIQPTHLSSRTLSLDPETPGAPLYWRSRAEDMRRVLDQLDLIEATVPQLRGRLDRSRVAVAGHSMGGHTASLLLGARLTDPHDGTEVNLAEPRIKAGILLAAPGRGGDAVTDFVAENYSFFLTTDFSAMSTPALVVAGDRDDSAHLTVRGPDWHADPYVLSPGPKALFTLFDAEHGLGGISGYDVAETTDESLERVAAVQRLTWSYLRTELYPGDPAWRVACEALTSGPDPLGRVESK, from the coding sequence ATGAGTGCCTCGACGTACCCAGCCGACATCTTCGGCTCGCCCGCCCCCGTCCTCTCGGTGAGTCCGGTGGTGCTGGCCGCTCCCGACCGGGCCGTGGACCTGGAGGTGCGGGTCTCCGCGCCCGTGACCGGGAGCGATCTGCCGGTCATCCTCCTCTCGCACGGGCAGGGCTACTCGAACCACCTCTCCTCGCTGAACGGCTACGCCCCGCTCGCCAACTTCTGGGCGGCGCACGGCTTCGTCGTCATCCAGCCCACCCATCTGAGCTCCAGGACGCTGAGCCTGGATCCCGAGACCCCCGGGGCGCCGCTGTACTGGCGCTCGCGCGCCGAGGACATGCGGCGCGTCCTCGATCAGCTCGACCTGATCGAGGCCACCGTCCCGCAGCTCCGCGGGCGCCTGGACCGGAGCAGGGTCGCCGTGGCCGGGCACTCGATGGGCGGCCACACCGCGAGCCTGCTGCTGGGTGCCCGGCTCACCGATCCGCACGACGGGACCGAGGTGAACCTGGCCGAGCCCCGGATCAAGGCGGGGATACTGCTCGCCGCGCCCGGCAGGGGCGGCGATGCCGTCACCGACTTCGTGGCCGAGAACTATTCCTTCTTCCTCACCACGGACTTCTCCGCGATGTCGACGCCCGCGCTCGTGGTGGCCGGCGACCGGGACGACTCCGCCCACCTGACGGTGCGGGGCCCGGACTGGCACGCCGATCCGTACGTCCTCTCCCCGGGCCCCAAGGCCCTGTTCACCCTGTTCGACGCGGAGCACGGCCTCGGCGGGATCTCCGGTTACGACGTTGCCGAGACCACGGACGAGAGCCTTGAGCGCGTGGCCGCGGTCCAGCGGCTCACCTGGTCCTATCTCCGCACCGAGCTCTACCCCGGGGACCCCGCTTGGCGGGTGGCGTGTGAGGCGCTGACGAGCGGGCCCGATCCGCTCGGACGGGTCGAGTCCAAGTGA
- a CDS encoding SDR family NAD(P)-dependent oxidoreductase: protein MTTTLITGANKGLGLETARRLVAAGHTVYVGSRDAERGRRAAEQLGARTVLIDVTDDASVAAAARAVEADGGLDVLVNNAGVEGRAPGGGVLGAAEVTGEAMRHVFETNVFGTVRVTHAFLPLLQRSAAPVVVNVSSGLASLTRVSEAGTPAYAYPGVAYPASKAAVNMLTVQFAKAFPGMRINAVEPGYTATDLNAHAGTQTVEEGAEIIVRMAQTGPDGPTGGYFDAAGPLPW from the coding sequence ATGACGACAACACTGATCACCGGAGCCAACAAGGGTCTCGGCCTCGAGACCGCCCGCCGACTCGTCGCAGCAGGTCACACCGTCTACGTCGGCAGCCGGGACGCCGAACGCGGGCGGCGCGCCGCCGAGCAGCTGGGTGCGCGCACGGTCCTCATCGACGTCACGGACGACGCGTCCGTGGCCGCCGCGGCGCGGGCCGTCGAGGCCGACGGCGGACTGGACGTGCTGGTCAACAACGCCGGCGTCGAGGGACGGGCACCGGGCGGCGGCGTGCTCGGCGCCGCGGAGGTGACCGGGGAGGCGATGCGCCACGTGTTCGAGACGAACGTCTTCGGCACGGTGCGCGTGACCCACGCCTTCCTGCCGCTGCTGCAGCGGTCCGCCGCCCCGGTCGTGGTCAATGTCAGCAGCGGACTGGCCTCGCTGACCCGGGTCAGCGAGGCGGGCACCCCGGCGTACGCGTACCCGGGGGTGGCCTACCCGGCGTCCAAGGCCGCGGTGAACATGCTCACCGTGCAGTTCGCGAAGGCGTTCCCGGGCATGCGGATCAACGCGGTGGAGCCCGGTTACACCGCGACGGACCTGAACGCGCACGCCGGCACGCAGACCGTGGAGGAGGGCGCGGAGATCATCGTCCGCATGGCGCAGACGGGCCCGGACGGCCCGACCGGAGGGTACTTCGACGCGGCGGGCCCCCTTCCCTGGTAG
- a CDS encoding gas vesicle protein: MTDVVSGPAAPPAYGPATTNLADILERVLDKGIVIAGDIKIDLLDIELLTIRLRLFVSSVETARKAGIDWWETDPALSSRAARHELREENERLRERVTALEAGDAAGSAAPKSEAGA, translated from the coding sequence GTGACCGACGTCGTTTCCGGGCCGGCCGCCCCGCCCGCCTACGGCCCCGCCACCACGAACCTCGCCGACATCCTCGAACGCGTCCTGGACAAGGGCATCGTCATCGCCGGCGACATCAAGATCGACCTGCTCGACATCGAGCTCCTCACCATCAGGCTGCGGCTGTTCGTGTCCTCGGTGGAGACCGCGAGGAAGGCCGGCATCGACTGGTGGGAGACCGACCCCGCCCTCAGCTCCCGCGCGGCCCGGCACGAACTGCGGGAGGAGAACGAGCGGTTGCGCGAGCGCGTGACGGCGCTGGAGGCCGGTGACGCCGCCGGCTCGGCCGCTCCGAAGAGTGAGGCAGGCGCATGA
- a CDS encoding gas vesicle protein GvpG, whose amino-acid sequence MGLISGVLTLPLAPVRGVVWVADQLARTADRELHDPSVIRARLAALNEEYEAGHLGTEAFEREEQQLLDLLYGC is encoded by the coding sequence ATGGGACTGATCAGCGGAGTGCTGACCCTGCCGCTCGCCCCCGTGCGGGGCGTGGTCTGGGTCGCCGACCAACTCGCCCGGACGGCCGATCGTGAGCTGCACGACCCCTCGGTGATCCGTGCCCGGCTCGCCGCCCTCAACGAGGAATACGAAGCCGGCCACCTCGGCACGGAGGCGTTCGAACGTGAAGAGCAGCAACTGCTGGACCTGTTGTACGGGTGCTGA
- the gvpJ gene encoding gas vesicle protein GvpJ — MASTSYSGLSGEVVPCPPRAGTLYDVMELILDRGMVIDVFIRVSLVGIEILKIDARIVVASVDTYLRFAEACNRLDLENTTRSTTVPELFGGQAVKSAGKSKAKKAVKSVGETVRSVVGADDDSDGESEEEAQPARRRRSTARAGAGSRRRRSEED; from the coding sequence ATGGCCAGCACGTCTTATTCGGGACTGTCCGGTGAGGTGGTCCCCTGCCCGCCCAGGGCGGGGACGCTGTACGACGTGATGGAACTCATCCTGGACCGGGGGATGGTCATCGATGTGTTCATACGGGTGTCCCTGGTCGGGATCGAGATCCTCAAGATCGACGCGCGGATCGTCGTCGCCAGCGTCGATACGTATCTGCGATTCGCCGAGGCGTGCAACCGGCTGGATCTGGAGAACACCACGCGCAGCACCACCGTCCCGGAGCTGTTCGGCGGCCAGGCCGTGAAGAGCGCCGGGAAGAGCAAGGCCAAAAAGGCCGTCAAATCCGTTGGTGAAACCGTGCGCTCGGTGGTCGGCGCGGACGACGACTCGGATGGCGAATCCGAGGAGGAAGCGCAGCCGGCGCGGCGCCGGCGCAGTACCGCGCGGGCGGGAGCCGGATCCCGCCGGCGTCGCTCGGAGGAGGACTGA
- a CDS encoding gas vesicle protein K, protein MTRAETGRPLERFDIDRDQMGRDLVSLVLTVVELLRQLMERQAIRRVEQGDLSDEQVERIGETLMCLEERMTELCDQHGLRLEDLNLDLGPLGSLLPRD, encoded by the coding sequence GTGACGCGAGCGGAAACCGGCCGGCCCCTGGAACGGTTCGATATCGACCGTGACCAAATGGGCCGCGACCTGGTCTCGTTGGTGCTCACCGTGGTGGAGCTCCTGCGGCAGTTGATGGAACGGCAGGCGATCCGCCGCGTGGAGCAGGGGGATCTGAGCGACGAGCAGGTGGAACGCATCGGGGAGACGCTGATGTGTCTCGAGGAGCGGATGACCGAGCTGTGCGACCAGCACGGCCTGCGTCTCGAAGACCTCAACCTCGATCTCGGGCCCCTCGGCTCCCTCCTGCCGCGCGACTGA
- a CDS encoding (2Fe-2S)-binding protein codes for MPSHTFTLNGRRITVEAEDDVRLLWVLRDLLGVTGPKYGCGLGVCQACTSHLNGKAFNPCSVPVSKIAPDDEITTIEGLPATVGEDLHPMQEAWLDLDVAQCGYCQPGQIMTAVAKVRQAAAEGREVTDADLDRIRNICRCGTYSRIRDAIKAGAKRM; via the coding sequence ATGCCCAGCCACACCTTCACGCTGAACGGCAGGCGGATCACCGTCGAGGCCGAGGACGACGTGCGCCTGCTCTGGGTCCTGCGCGACCTGCTCGGCGTCACCGGGCCCAAGTACGGCTGCGGTCTCGGCGTGTGCCAGGCGTGCACCTCGCACCTCAACGGCAAGGCGTTCAACCCCTGTTCCGTCCCCGTCTCGAAGATCGCGCCGGACGACGAGATCACCACGATCGAGGGCCTGCCCGCGACGGTGGGCGAGGACCTGCACCCCATGCAGGAGGCGTGGCTCGACCTCGATGTCGCCCAGTGCGGCTACTGCCAGCCCGGCCAGATCATGACCGCCGTCGCCAAGGTCCGGCAGGCCGCCGCCGAGGGCCGCGAGGTCACCGACGCCGACCTCGACCGGATCCGCAACATCTGCCGCTGCGGTACGTACTCCCGCATCCGCGACGCCATCAAGGCGGGCGCCAAGCGCATGTGA
- a CDS encoding GvpL/GvpF family gas vesicle protein produces the protein MTDHGVYVYGIVRAEHPLPSNLGGVGGPPGIVARRDEGRVAAVVSPAPPDLRARRRDLMAHQELLLALAADGPVLPMRFGTVAPDEAAVRRQLSDAEERHLAALESLAGRVEVNVKAMPADDALAALVEADAGIRGLREAMRRRPGYEANVRLGEAVANALARRAAEAGHDIVGELRKRAHACAVGPDVAGCRLNMSFLVSRDDSAGFCAEAERLARQHRDRVVLRVAGPLPCYSFVEPRTPVRVGG, from the coding sequence GTGACCGACCACGGCGTCTATGTCTACGGCATCGTCCGCGCCGAGCACCCGCTGCCGTCGAACCTCGGCGGGGTGGGCGGGCCTCCGGGGATCGTGGCGAGGAGGGACGAGGGGCGGGTCGCCGCGGTCGTCAGTCCGGCGCCGCCGGATCTGCGGGCCCGCCGCCGCGACCTCATGGCGCACCAGGAGCTGCTGCTGGCGTTGGCCGCGGACGGCCCGGTCCTGCCGATGCGGTTCGGCACGGTCGCGCCGGACGAGGCAGCGGTCCGCCGGCAGCTCAGCGATGCCGAGGAGCGGCATCTGGCCGCCCTGGAGAGCCTGGCGGGCCGGGTCGAGGTCAACGTCAAGGCGATGCCGGCCGACGATGCGCTCGCCGCACTCGTCGAAGCGGATGCCGGTATCCGCGGGCTGCGCGAGGCGATGCGCCGGCGGCCCGGCTACGAGGCGAATGTGCGTCTCGGGGAGGCGGTGGCCAACGCGCTGGCACGCCGGGCCGCCGAAGCCGGTCACGACATCGTGGGTGAGCTGCGGAAGCGGGCCCATGCCTGCGCCGTCGGCCCCGACGTCGCCGGGTGCCGGCTCAACATGTCGTTCCTGGTGAGCCGGGACGACAGCGCCGGCTTCTGCGCGGAGGCGGAGCGTCTCGCCCGGCAGCACCGGGACCGCGTCGTCCTGCGGGTGGCGGGTCCGCTGCCCTGCTACAGCTTCGTGGAACCGCGTACGCCGGTGAGGGTCGGCGGTTGA
- a CDS encoding gas vesicle protein, with product MLEREPVPWDAPGPLAGPLGVPLVDLLDRLMNTGIVVSGDLVIAIADVPLVRLSLHALLSSVNERVPAPWADGGPL from the coding sequence GTGCTTGAGCGGGAGCCCGTCCCCTGGGACGCACCGGGGCCGCTCGCCGGGCCCCTCGGCGTACCACTGGTCGACCTGCTGGACCGCCTCATGAACACCGGGATCGTGGTCAGCGGGGACCTGGTGATCGCCATCGCGGACGTGCCGCTGGTCCGGCTCTCCCTGCACGCACTGCTGTCGTCCGTCAACGAACGCGTACCTGCCCCCTGGGCGGACGGAGGCCCCCTGTGA
- a CDS encoding MerR family transcriptional regulator, with protein sequence MRIGELAAQTGLTKDAIRFYEKVGLLTGRRLSNGYRDFPPEAVPWLHYVRTAQTLGFSLAEIARHGEELRDAPDTAEALSALLAEKIRLIDARMAELAALRADLDARVGTGCPLRAADAVG encoded by the coding sequence ATGCGTATCGGAGAGCTGGCCGCGCAAACGGGCCTGACCAAGGACGCCATCCGGTTCTACGAGAAGGTCGGTCTGCTCACCGGCCGCCGGCTGTCCAACGGCTACCGCGACTTCCCGCCCGAGGCCGTGCCCTGGCTGCACTACGTCCGCACCGCGCAGACCCTCGGATTCTCGCTGGCCGAGATCGCGCGGCACGGCGAGGAACTGCGTGACGCACCGGACACCGCGGAGGCGCTGTCCGCGCTGCTGGCGGAGAAGATCCGGCTCATCGACGCGCGGATGGCCGAACTCGCCGCCCTGCGCGCCGACCTCGACGCGCGCGTCGGCACCGGCTGCCCCCTCCGCGCGGCCGACGCCGTGGGCTGA
- a CDS encoding alpha/beta fold hydrolase has translation MISRRTFGRLFGAGAATASAAGLSAACSTAAHRDDDPFPRATGQGRKEPGAAPSFGALKQVRAGVLNIGYAEAGPAHGPPVILLHGWPYDIHSYTAVAPLLAEKGYRVIVPYLRGHGTTRFLSDRTFRNAQQSVFALDILALMDALRIDRAILAGYDWGSRTADIIAVLRPERVTGLVSVSGYLITNREANKKPLPPKLEWAWWYQFYFATERGRLGLAENRHDLARLVWKFNSPTWDFDTATFDRTAAAFDNPDYVGIVIHNYRWRLGLAPGDPRYDDLEERLARGPAITVPTVTLDGGADPFTPAGGGASYRHKFTGRYAHRTLKGIGHNVPQEAPRAFARAVMDVDAFRGAGRRPAT, from the coding sequence ATGATCAGCAGGCGGACCTTCGGAAGGCTCTTCGGCGCGGGAGCGGCCACCGCCTCGGCGGCCGGCCTCTCCGCCGCGTGCTCGACGGCGGCGCACCGGGACGACGATCCGTTTCCGCGCGCGACCGGGCAGGGCAGGAAGGAGCCCGGGGCGGCCCCGTCGTTCGGTGCGTTGAAGCAGGTCAGGGCCGGTGTGCTGAACATCGGATACGCCGAGGCGGGCCCGGCACACGGGCCCCCGGTCATTCTGCTGCACGGCTGGCCCTACGACATCCACAGCTACACCGCCGTCGCGCCCCTGCTGGCGGAAAAGGGCTACCGCGTCATCGTTCCGTATCTGCGGGGCCACGGCACGACGCGCTTCCTCTCGGACCGCACGTTCCGCAACGCACAGCAGTCGGTCTTCGCCCTCGACATCCTCGCCCTGATGGACGCGCTGCGGATCGACCGGGCGATCCTCGCCGGCTACGACTGGGGCTCGCGGACGGCGGACATCATCGCGGTGCTCCGGCCGGAGCGGGTCACGGGCCTGGTCTCGGTGTCCGGCTATCTGATCACCAACCGTGAGGCCAACAAGAAGCCGTTGCCGCCGAAGCTCGAATGGGCATGGTGGTACCAGTTCTACTTCGCCACCGAGAGAGGCCGGCTCGGCCTCGCGGAGAACCGGCACGACCTGGCGCGGCTGGTCTGGAAGTTCAACTCCCCGACCTGGGATTTCGATACCGCCACCTTCGACCGGACCGCGGCAGCCTTCGACAATCCCGACTACGTCGGCATCGTGATCCACAATTACCGTTGGCGACTGGGCCTGGCCCCGGGCGACCCGCGGTACGACGACCTCGAAGAGCGGCTCGCCCGGGGCCCGGCCATCACCGTGCCCACCGTCACCCTTGACGGCGGCGCCGACCCCTTCACCCCCGCGGGCGGCGGCGCGTCGTATCGCCACAAGTTCACCGGCCGCTACGCACACCGCACGCTGAAGGGCATCGGCCACAACGTGCCCCAGGAAGCGCCCCGAGCCTTCGCCCGGGCCGTCATGGACGTCGACGCCTTCCGCGGCGCCGGGCGGCGGCCCGCCACCTGA
- a CDS encoding molybdopterin cofactor-binding domain-containing protein: MAEPSRSSRNPQSVPEEVGRRRVLAYLLAAPTLAVGVRFGLDAVDGPAAEAAVPSPPQPEDLFDLGDLQNLAAAPTSGLITVRVHSDGTASFAVPRAEVGQGMTTAVAMMVAEELDLPLEKVRVSLADARPELLMNQLTGGSNSMRSMYLPVRTAAAVARERLMSTAAEQWGVAASELTTRDGVVAYGTRRHATYGSLAEAAASARVRPAAARPRLKEPSEFTVLGTSRNRIDALDAVTGRKRFGMDHQVPGAKPAMVRRPPTLNGTVRAVHNADAVRRMPGITDVVTIRHGVAVRGETFGQCIDALRALEVTWGPGTVDGESDETVLRKLRAAALPMAVPPLLTKKIDAEFSFAFASNSPLEPDNAIADVRADRAEIWASLKVPIVAQREIAERLGLPRHAVTVHVVDGGGSFGRHLFHDVAAEAAEISQKTGKPVKLSWSRTDSFRQGRTHPMSLSRVRATYALGQVLSYEQRHTSAQTDFGHGLGEMITSTAAKLPVAGNLSFAETIFELSQSSPYDFGVTTQLLNEVPLGFNTGSMRNIYSPNVTCARELIVDQLALRMGKDPVAFRRGFLKDERLRAVLDKAVEVGNWGTALPAGTAQGIGLHAEYRGAVATLVEIDCRPETVNRKIRDAVTGPRVTKALMVVDAGFALNPRGLEAQMAGCLNDALALALTSSLHIKDGIPLEGSWDEYFYTRQWNTPPELRVVVMPSTGDKPSGAGELGVAPAFAAVACAYARATGTLPTRFPINHGTLSFEPLPLEPSTPRSPTDGLDRAF; this comes from the coding sequence ATGGCAGAACCGAGCCGCTCGTCACGGAATCCGCAGTCGGTGCCCGAGGAGGTGGGCCGCCGCAGAGTGCTGGCCTATCTCCTGGCGGCGCCGACCCTCGCCGTGGGCGTGCGTTTCGGGCTGGACGCGGTCGACGGGCCGGCGGCGGAGGCGGCGGTGCCGTCCCCGCCGCAGCCCGAGGACCTCTTCGACCTCGGAGACCTGCAGAACCTGGCGGCGGCGCCCACCTCGGGTCTGATCACCGTCCGGGTGCACTCCGACGGCACCGCCTCGTTCGCGGTGCCGCGGGCGGAGGTCGGTCAGGGCATGACCACGGCCGTCGCGATGATGGTCGCCGAGGAACTGGACCTGCCACTGGAGAAGGTGCGCGTCTCGCTCGCCGACGCGCGCCCGGAACTGCTGATGAACCAGCTCACCGGCGGCTCCAACTCGATGCGCAGCATGTATCTCCCGGTGCGCACCGCGGCGGCCGTCGCGCGCGAGCGACTCATGTCAACTGCCGCGGAGCAGTGGGGCGTTGCGGCCTCGGAGCTGACCACCCGGGACGGCGTCGTGGCGTACGGCACGCGGCGGCACGCCACGTACGGCTCGCTCGCGGAAGCCGCGGCCAGCGCCCGTGTGCGGCCGGCCGCGGCCCGCCCCCGCCTCAAGGAGCCGTCCGAGTTCACCGTGCTGGGCACGTCCCGCAACCGGATCGACGCGCTCGACGCCGTCACCGGCCGGAAGCGGTTCGGCATGGACCACCAGGTGCCCGGCGCCAAGCCGGCCATGGTGCGCAGGCCGCCGACGCTCAACGGCACGGTGCGGGCGGTCCACAACGCCGATGCCGTGCGGCGGATGCCGGGCATCACCGATGTCGTGACGATCCGGCACGGGGTGGCGGTGCGCGGGGAGACGTTCGGCCAGTGCATCGACGCACTGCGTGCCCTGGAGGTGACCTGGGGCCCCGGCACCGTGGACGGGGAGTCCGACGAGACCGTGCTGCGCAAGCTCCGGGCGGCCGCGCTCCCCATGGCCGTGCCGCCGCTGCTCACCAAGAAGATCGATGCGGAGTTCAGCTTCGCGTTCGCCAGCAACAGTCCGCTGGAGCCGGACAACGCGATCGCCGACGTCCGTGCCGACCGTGCCGAGATATGGGCGAGCCTCAAGGTCCCGATCGTCGCCCAGCGCGAGATCGCCGAGCGTCTCGGTCTGCCCCGGCACGCGGTGACGGTGCATGTGGTGGACGGGGGTGGCTCGTTCGGGCGGCACCTGTTCCACGACGTGGCCGCCGAGGCCGCGGAGATCTCGCAGAAGACGGGCAAGCCGGTCAAGCTGTCATGGTCCCGTACCGACTCCTTCCGCCAGGGCCGTACGCACCCGATGTCGCTCTCGCGGGTGCGCGCCACCTACGCGCTCGGGCAGGTCCTCAGTTACGAGCAGCGGCACACCAGCGCGCAGACCGACTTCGGGCACGGGCTCGGCGAGATGATCACGTCGACGGCGGCGAAACTGCCCGTCGCGGGCAATCTGTCCTTCGCCGAGACGATCTTCGAGCTGTCCCAGTCCTCCCCGTACGACTTCGGCGTCACCACCCAGCTGCTCAACGAGGTGCCGCTGGGGTTCAACACCGGCAGCATGCGCAACATCTACTCGCCGAACGTGACATGTGCCCGGGAACTGATCGTCGATCAGCTGGCGCTGCGCATGGGCAAGGATCCCGTCGCCTTCCGTCGCGGGTTCCTCAAGGACGAGCGGCTGCGGGCCGTGCTGGACAAGGCGGTCGAGGTGGGCAACTGGGGCACCGCACTGCCCGCGGGCACGGCGCAGGGCATCGGGCTGCACGCGGAGTACCGGGGTGCGGTCGCCACGCTCGTCGAGATCGACTGCCGGCCGGAGACCGTGAACCGGAAGATCCGGGACGCGGTGACCGGGCCGCGCGTCACCAAGGCGCTGATGGTGGTCGACGCCGGGTTCGCCCTCAACCCCCGTGGTCTGGAGGCGCAGATGGCGGGCTGCCTGAACGACGCGCTGGCGCTGGCGCTCACCTCCAGCCTGCACATCAAGGACGGCATCCCCCTGGAGGGCAGCTGGGACGAGTACTTCTACACCCGGCAGTGGAACACCCCGCCGGAGCTGCGGGTCGTCGTCATGCCGAGCACCGGCGACAAGCCGTCCGGGGCCGGTGAGCTCGGTGTGGCCCCGGCCTTCGCCGCCGTCGCCTGCGCCTACGCGCGGGCCACCGGCACACTGCCGACCCGCTTCCCGATCAACCACGGCACCCTCAGTTTCGAGCCGCTGCCGCTCGAACCGTCCACGCCCCGGTCCCCCACCGACGGTCTCGACCGCGCCTTCTGA